One segment of Streptomyces sp. YIM 121038 DNA contains the following:
- a CDS encoding C4-type zinc ribbon domain-containing protein — protein sequence MNAAPADQIRLLDVQDLDVRLAQLAHKRKSLPEHAEIESLTKDFTQLRDLLVAAQTEESDCAREQTKAEQDVDQVRQRAVRDQQRLDSGAVTSPKDLENLQKEIASLAKRQGDLEDVVLEVMERRESAQERVAELTERVSSVQAKLDDATGRRDVAQADLDREAATVTKDREVVAGAVPADLLALYDRLRVKQGGIGAAKLHQRRCEGCRLELDITEVNEIKAAAPDKVVRCENCSRILVRTSESGL from the coding sequence CTGAACGCCGCGCCCGCCGACCAGATCCGTCTCCTCGACGTCCAGGACCTGGACGTCCGTCTCGCCCAGCTCGCGCACAAGCGCAAGTCGCTGCCCGAGCACGCCGAGATCGAGTCGCTGACGAAGGACTTCACGCAGCTGCGCGACCTGCTCGTGGCCGCGCAGACCGAGGAGAGCGACTGCGCCCGCGAGCAGACCAAGGCCGAGCAGGACGTGGACCAGGTGCGCCAGCGCGCCGTCCGCGACCAGCAGCGCCTGGACTCCGGCGCGGTCACCTCGCCCAAGGACCTGGAGAACCTCCAGAAGGAGATCGCCTCCCTCGCCAAGCGCCAGGGCGACCTGGAGGACGTCGTCCTGGAGGTCATGGAGCGCCGCGAGTCCGCGCAGGAGCGCGTCGCCGAGCTGACCGAGCGGGTCTCCTCCGTGCAGGCCAAGCTCGACGACGCGACGGGCCGCAGGGACGTCGCACAGGCCGATCTCGACCGCGAGGCCGCCACGGTCACCAAGGACCGCGAGGTCGTGGCCGGTGCCGTCCCCGCCGATCTGCTCGCGCTGTACGACCGGCTGCGCGTGAAGCAGGGCGGCATCGGTGCGGCCAAGCTCCACCAGCGGCGCTGTGAGGGCTGCCGCCTCGAGCTGGACATCACCGAGGTGAACGAGATCAAGGCGGCCGCGCCCGACAAGGTCGTGCGCTGCGAGAACTGCAGCCGCATCCTGGTGCGCACCTCCGAGTCCGGCCTGTAA